One window of Phaenicophaeus curvirostris isolate KB17595 chromosome 22, BPBGC_Pcur_1.0, whole genome shotgun sequence genomic DNA carries:
- the PARK7 gene encoding Parkinson disease protein 7: protein MASKRALVILAKGAEEMETVIPTDVMRRAGIKVTVAGLAGKEPVQCSRDVFICPDASLEDARKEGPYDVVVLPGGNLGAQNLSESPVVKDILKDQEGRKGLIAAICAGPTALLAHGIGFGSKVTTHPLAKDKMMNGAHYSYSESRVEKDGNILTSRGPGTSFEFGLAIVETLLGKEVAEQVKAPLILKE from the exons ATGGCATCAAAAAGAGCACTGGTGATTCTAGCAAAAGgggcagaagaaatggaaacTGTAATCCCTACAGATGTTATGAGGAGAGCTGGA ATCAAAGTGACCGTTGCAGGCCTGGCAGGTAAAGAACCAGTGCAGTGCAGTCGAGATGTCTTCATTTGTCCTGATGCCAGTCTCGAAGATGCCAGAAAAGAG GGGCCTTACGATGTCGTGGTCCTGCCTGGTGGTAACCTTGGAGCTCAAAACCTGTCAGAG TCTCCTGTTGTGAAAGACATTTTGAAGGACCAGGAAGGCAGAAAAGGCCTGATTGCTGCTATATGTGCAG GTCCTACTGCCCTTCTGGCACATGGGATAGGGTTTGGCAGCAAAGTCACAACGCATCCTTTGGCCAAGGACAAAATGATGAATGGAG CACACTACTCCTACTCCGAGAGCCGTGTGGAGAAAGATGGGAATATCCTCACCAGCCGTGGCCCTGGTACAAGTTTTGAATTTGGGCTGGCCATTGTTGAAACGCTGCTGGGGAAGGAAGTGGCTGAACAGGTGAAGGCACCTCTAATACTGAAAGAGTGA